From one Xiphophorus hellerii strain 12219 chromosome 18, Xiphophorus_hellerii-4.1, whole genome shotgun sequence genomic stretch:
- the LOC116708183 gene encoding extracellular calcium-sensing receptor-like, producing MDGEFIIGGVSSFRYKEITKIHSYTTVPEPPTCTGSINSRELRFGRAMIFAIEEINNSTELLPGIKLGYKIYDSCASVTVATHVAFQLSNGEDPVIQTGHNCSNVGMVTGVIGDSGSTPSIGMSRIFGPFNIPLVSHFATCACLSDKKQFPTFFRTIPSDHYQADALAKLVKHFGWTWIGTIHSDSDYGRNGMASFLEAAHREGICVEYTEAFYRTDPKSKIQRVADVIRRSTAIAIVAFIADGDIKFLLEELNQQPSSPRQWIGSEGWITDLQLMRFSFCAGAIGVAIQQSVIPGLGDFLLGLSPSEVAASSVLTDFWEEAFNCSLTNNTIAKERLCDGTEDLMTLKIPYTETSKFRITNMVYKAVYSIAHAIHNAVCEETNFTNTCKKQNRLDVNQVFTELKRVNFTQNGYHVSFDANGDPVASYDVVNWQKSESGDIELVTVGYYDASLPKGQEFRINRNLTWLDGDTEVPVSVCSESCPPGTRKVLQKGKPICCYDCIPCPEGEISNMTDSPDCFPCPREFWPNPKRDACFPKPVEFLSFDEVLSIILAVFSVGGAFLAIITGMLFYHHRTTPIVRANNSELSFLLLFSLTLCFLCSLTFIGAPSEWSCMLRHTAFGITFVLCISCVLGKTIVVLMAFKATLPGNNVMKWFGPVQQRMTVVSVTLIQVIICIIWLVVSPPFPVKNLTTYKEKIILECALGSAVGFWAVLGYIGLLAVFCFVLAVLARKLPDNFNEAKMITFSMLIFCAVWITFIPAYVSSPGKFTVAVEIFAILASSFGLILCIFAPKCFIILFQPEKNTRKYLMNKNPM from the exons TATCAACAGCCGTGAACTGCGCTTCGGTCGTGCAATGATCTTTGCAATTGAGGAGATAAACAACAGCACAGAGCTGCTGCCTGGGATTAAACTCGGGTATAAGATCTACGATTCATGCGCCTCTGTGACTGTGGCCACTCATGTGGCATTTCAGCTGTCAAACGGGGAGGACCCCGTGATCCAGACAGGACATAATTGTTCTAATGTAGGCATGGTAACGGGTGTTATTGGTGACTCTGGATCCACTCCATCTATTGGCATGTCACGCATCTTTGGGCCCTTCAATATTCCTCTG gtgAGCCACTTTGCTACCTGTGCCTGCCTGTCAGACAAGAAGCAGTTTCCGACTTTCTTCAGAACGATTCCCAGTGACCATTACCAAGCTGATGCGTTGGCCAAACTGGTGAAACACTTTGGCTGGACTTGGATCGGAACAATCCATTCTGACTCAGATTATGGAAGGAATGGCATGGCCTCTTTTCTTGAAGCAGCACACAGAGAAGGAATCTGTGTGGAGTACACTGAAGCTTTCTATCGGACTGACCCAAAGAGCAAGATCCAAAGAGTCGCTGACGTTATCCGCAG GTCGACAGCAATTGCTATAGTGGCATTTATAGCTGATGGTGATATAAAATTTCTATTAGAGGAGTTAAACCAACAACCTTCTTCGCCTCGTCAGTGGATTGGAAGTGAGGGCTGGATAACAGACCTTCAGCTGATGAGATTCAGTTTCTGTGCAGGAGCCATTGGAGTTGCTATTCAGCAATCTGTCATCCCAGGACTTGGAGACTTCCTGCTGGGTCTCTCTCCCTCTGAAGTAGCCGCCTCCTCCGTCCTCACAGACTTCTGGGAGGAAGCATTCAACTGCAGCTTGACAAATA ATACCATTGCGAAAGAGAGGCTTTGTGATGGAACTGAAGACTTAATGACACTCAAGATCCCGTATACTGAAACGTCTAAATTCAGAATTACCAACATGGTGTACAAGGCTGTTTATTCCATAGCACACGCTATTCACAATGCAGTGTGTGAGGAAACTAATTTCACTAATACctgtaagaaacaaaacaggttGGACGTAAATCAG GTTTTTACTGAGCTAAAGAGAGTGAATTTTACCCAGAATGGTTACCATGTGTCTTTTGATGCTAATGGAGACCCGGTGGCTTCATATGATGTTGTTAACTGGCAGAAAAGTGAGAGTGGAGATATTGAACTGGTAACAGTGGGATACTATGATGCTTCGCTGCCAAAAGGCCAGGAGTTTCGTATTAACAGGAACTTAACCTGGTTGGATGGAGACACGGAA gttCCAGTGTCAGTTTGCTCAGAGAGTTGTCCTCCAGGAACTCGTAAAGTGTTGCAAAAAGGAAAACCAATCTGCTGCTATGACTGTATACCATGTCCTGAAGGAGAGATCAGTAATATGACAG ATTCTCCTGATTGCTTCCCATGCCCCAGAGAGTTCTGGCCAAATCCAAAGAGAGATGCTTGTTTCCCAAAACCTGTGGAGTTTCTTTCCTTCGATGAAGTCCTGTCAATCATCTTGGCTGTATTCTCTGTTGGTGGAGCCTTTCTGGCCATCATTACAGGAATGCTTTTCTACCATCACAGAACAACTCCAATTGTCAGAGCCAACAACTCTGAGctgagcttcctgctgctcttctctCTGACTCTGTGTTTCTTATGTTCATTAACTTTCATTGGAGCCCCCTCTGAGTGGTCCTGCATGCTGCGGCACACAGCGTTTGGCATCACATTTGTTCTCTGTATCTCCTGTGTTCTTGGGAAAACTATAGTGGTTCTAATGGCCTTTAAAGCTACACTTCCTGGTAACAATGTCATGAAATGGTTTGGACCTGTACAACAAAGAATGACTGTAGTGTCTGTAACTTTAATTCAAGTTATAATATGTATCATTTGGTTGGTTGTGAGTCCTCCCTTCCCAGTGAAAAACCTGACCACCTACAAGGAGAAGATCATCCTGGAATGTGCGTTAGGCTCTGCTGTTGGTTTCTGGGCTGTGCTCGGCTACATCGGCCTGCTGgctgtgttttgctttgtgttagcTGTTCTAGCTCGGAAACTACCTGATAATTTTAACGAAGCCAAGATGATAACCTTCAGCATGTTGATATTCTGTGCAGTCTGGATCACCTTCATCCCAGCTTATGTCAGCTCTCCTGGAAAATTTACTGTGGCTGTGGAGATATTTGCTATTCTGGCCTCCAGTTTTGGACTGATACTGTGTATATTTGCTCCAAagtgtttcattattttgtttcagccaGAGAAGAATACTAGGaaatatttaatgaacaaaaacccaatgtaa